A stretch of Microtus pennsylvanicus isolate mMicPen1 chromosome 5, mMicPen1.hap1, whole genome shotgun sequence DNA encodes these proteins:
- the LOC142850759 gene encoding large ribosomal subunit protein eL34-like, giving the protein MVQRLTYRSRLSYNTASNKTRLSPTPGNRIVYLYTKKVGKAPKSARGVCPGRLRGVRAVRPKVLMRLSKTKKHVSRAYGGSMCAKYVRDRIKRAFLIEEQKIVVKVLKAQAQSQKAK; this is encoded by the coding sequence ATGGTCCAGCGTTTGACATACCGTAGTAGGCTCTCCTACAACACAGCCTCCAACAAAACTAGGCTGTCTCCAACCCCTGGCAACAGGATTGTTTACCTTTACACCAAGAAGGTTGGAAAAGCACCTAAATCAGCACGCGGTGTGTGCCCAGGCCGACTCCGAGGGGTTCGTGCTGTGAGACCGAAAGTCCTCATGAGATTGTCTAAGACAAAGAAACATGTCAGCCGGGCCTATGGTGGCTCCATGTGTGCCAAGTATGTCCGTGACAGGATCAAGCGAGCTTTCCTTATTGAGGAGCAGAAAATTGTTGTGAAAGTGTTGAAGGCACAAGCACAGAGTCAGAAAGCGAAATAA